Sequence from the Gemmatimonadota bacterium genome:
ATCGAACATCTTTGACAACGCCCCGCCATCACTCAGTGGATGCCGAAAAGTCACAGTGTGCAACCTGCCCCATCGCCACTGCAATTTGCGCGGACCCACGCGGCGGCGCAACCAATCCAGCGCATCGCCCAATGCCGCATGCACCTCCCGATCCAGATCCCAACCATCCGGCGTCCAATCCAACGCCTGCCCCGTCAACACCTGCCGCGCCACACTGCCACCTCGCCCCACCACCAGTTGAACCACATGATTGGGAAACCGAACCCGCACCACCCGCCGCACCCAGTGCTCCCAAAAAGTCGTAAACACCGTAGCCGCGACCGAATCCACCGAATACGCGCCATCCCAGCCGTGCAATAACTCACCCAGATCGCGCAAGCGTTTAGTTCCCGCTCTCAGCGCAATCTCTGCAACAATCGGCGCCAGATCTTCCCCCCGCCCGTGAACAACATCGGCATGAATAGCACCCGTACTCTCCTGCGTATGCGTCTCCAATTCCTCAATACGCGCCACAATCCGCCGAAACCGATACCCATCTGACCACGCCCCCAGCGACAGATAAGGACCTCGACCACCCCACGGTGGATTATTTGCCGTCGCCACCCAATTCCGCTCGGGATCCACCAGATGCGGCAACTCGTCAAATGCGTGCGGCGCGCCCCATTCGCAATCCGGATCACGGAACCCAAAATCTCCCGCCCTGCGCGTTGGCACATGCCCCACCACGTGATATCCAAGCCTCCCATTGGAATCGGCAAACACAAAATTCAAAATAGGCATCGGCCATTGGGCGAGCGCATCCAGAACTTGCGCGACATTTTTCGACCGCATCAGCCCCAGCATCGCCTCAAACCCCGTTGTCGCTTCAGATCCTATCCAGCGCATAGACAGCACGGGTTGCTCTCCCTCGTCTATCGCAGGCACAAACTCATTGACAACCGGACCGCGACGGGACCGGTGAATTACCAGCACATCCGCTGCGGCATCGCGCACGGGAATCGCCTGTTCCTCCACCTCAAACGGACGCCACGCATCGCCATCCCGGTACAAATTCTCATCCTCCTCTGACACCTCTTCAACGTATAAATCGCGCACCGAAGCCGCGTGATTGGTCACGCCCCACGCCGTATCGCGCGTATGCCCCAGATAAATACCCGGCGTCCCCAAAAAAAACGCGCCCACAGCATCCATACCCGGCGCGCGCACCTGCGCCTGGTACCACTGCCGGCACATGCTCACATCATTGTGCGGATCCGTTGCCAGCACGGGTTTGCCATTCGCCGTCCGCTCGCCCCCAATCACCCAGTTATTGCTGCCAATCCCCGTATCGTATCCCCCCACACCAGCCGGTTCATCAGACGGAACAATGGTCTCTTCTGAAGCCTCTGTAGTCAAAAACAAATCGAACAAATCGGGAGGCAAATAGCGTTTTGCCGCCTCATTCACCGCAACCGCACTCAGCCGCCCCGTCAGCATCCACCACCGCCATTTCCATATCGCAATCGAATCCACCACCGTCCACGGCGCGGGATCGTAATCCAGCAAATCGAACTCAACACAACGCCGATCACCCATCGCTTCCATCCACGCATTGATACCGCCGCCCAGCGACTGCAACACCATCTTCACCTCACCCGACATCGCCGAAGCTGCCCCCTGTGCTGCGCGCGTCAAACCAATCGTTCGATGCAGGCGATCCTCCGTCAGATAATCCGCCCCCAAAATCTCCGACAATTGCCCGTGTGCCAACCGCCGCATATAATCCATCTGCCACAGCCGATCCTGCGCCATAGCATATCCCAGCGCAGTAAAACAATCCGCCATTGAAGCCGCCTCGATATGCGCCACACCCCACCGATCGCGCAACACCGTCACCTGCTGATCCACTGGTGCTTTTACCCTCTCCTCCGTCCTGGGCAATTTCTGGCGTAAAAACCGCCGTTGAAAATCCCGAAACGCTCCCCGCGAAATACCCAATTGGTCGGCTCCCTCATCAGCAGTTATCTCACCTCGCATCGCCTGCATCAAAATAGTTTTTCGGTCTGCCATATTCCCTCCAATACCTCAACCTCACCGTTCACAATAAGGGTTGGAATCTGGATCGTACCACGCGAACAACCGCCCCTGTAAATCTGCGCGAACAGCTACAAAATCTCGATTATCGATCAAATTGATACACTCGCCCGGATCATTTTCCAAATCGTATAATTCATGCCGCGAACCCCCATCATTATAAACGTACTTAAACCGTTCGCCCCGCACCATATATTGGGGCATATGAGAACGCAACCCATGCTCGGAAAACGCGGCATCGGGACCCTGGGTATTGGGATCGCGCACAACACTGGCAAAACTCTCCGCATCCATTGTCTCGCAAGCCCCTTCAAAATCCACCAGCGTCGTCCGATCGGGTGCCGCCAACCCACACAACTCTGAAAGCGTGGGATACAGCCCAAAATATTCGGTCAACGCAGAAGCCACCCGATCCTCTGGAAAACGAGAAGGACAACTCACAATCAAAGGCACCTTCACCGCAGGTTCAAACATACAAAACTTCTGATACAACCCGTGTTCACCGCCCATCTCACCGTGATCTGAAGTATAGACCACAATTGTATCTTCCACCAGCCCCAACTCCTCCAGCCCATCCAGCACGCGCCCGATGCAATAATCGACAAAAGATAGATTGCCCATATACCCCGCCTTATGCGCCCTAAGCCGCTTCTCACCCATACCCTGCGTCCTATCAATACGCTGTTGTATATGCCTCGGATATTGCGAACTATCCCCCACCTCCACCAAATCTACCGATTCCGGCGAAAACTGCTCTGCCCATTCGCGAGGCGGATAAAAAGGCGGATGGGGCTTCATAAAACTCGCCACCAGAAAAAACGGCTGATCGCGATACTCGCGCATAAACTTCACAGACTCGCGCGCCACAAACATATCCAGATGATCCTCGGCATCGAGCGGCGAAGCCGTACTCGAAAAATCCCACCGCGCCACATTGCCCGCCCATGGACTTGCGCCATCCCACAGCACCGACACATCGGGAAACCCACTACCCGTATCAAAAACCGAATGGAAAAACCCCTCACCTATCGCGTGATTGGCAATCTCATTCGCATAATGCCCCACCTTCGGACCCAAATACATCAACCAATCGTTAATCGACAAATACGACGCAAAACCGTGATTATGTGCATCGTTAAAATGCATCTTGCCGATCAAACTCGTCAAATATCCGTGATCCGCAAAATGGTGTGCCACCGTGCGATAGCGCCAATCCAACCGATCGCTATTGTTAATAGCCCCCGTATTATGAGCGTACAAACCCGTCAACAACGACATACGCGAAGCCGTACACACCGGATAGGGACAATAGGCATTCTCAAACCGCACCCCACGCGCAGCCACGCGATCTATCATCGGCGTAGGCACCGTATTATTCCCGGCACACGTCATCCAATCCGCGCGGTGTTGATCGCTCATCAAAATCAGAACATTGGGACGATTATTATAATCCAAGATATAATCTCCTAACTCAAAAGAACCTATTCCTTCTCTTCAGGCATCTCAACCGGCAAATCCAGCCGGTCACCCCACTCTTTCCACGACCCGATATAATTTCGGACCTTTTCATAACCCAGCAACCGCAATGCCAGGTACGTTTGGGAAGAGCGGTACCCGCCCTGTCAGTAAGGCACAATTTCCTTATCGTGCGAAATACCCACAGCCTCGTACATCGCCCGCAATTCATCCGCCGGCTTAAACGCCCCCGTCTCATCCAGATTATTCACATACTCAACATGCACAGCCCCTGGAATAGCCACCCTCGCGCAGCCCGCACATTGCGCCCGAAATACTCATCGTCACCGCGCGTATCCAGAGGCACAACATCCTCGCGCCCCAAAAGACCATTTAAAACATCGGCTCCCATGTGGCGCCCCGGCACCGCAGATATGATAAACTCCGCAGGCTCTGCCTCCTCGCAATCCGTCACCAATTCATAACCCATAGCCGTCCAGGCATTGCATCCCCCATCCAGCACGCGCACATCGGGATGGCCCAGATATTCACAAATCCAAAAACCGCGCGACGCGCGCACCCCGGAAT
This genomic interval carries:
- a CDS encoding penicillin acylase family protein, whose protein sequence is MADRKTILMQAMRGEITADEGADQLGISRGAFRDFQRRFLRQKLPRTEERVKAPVDQQVTVLRDRWGVAHIEAASMADCFTALGYAMAQDRLWQMDYMRRLAHGQLSEILGADYLTEDRLHRTIGLTRAAQGAASAMSGEVKMVLQSLGGGINAWMEAMGDRRCVEFDLLDYDPAPWTVVDSIAIWKWRWWMLTGRLSAVAVNEAAKRYLPPDLFDLFLTTEASEETIVPSDEPAGVGGYDTGIGSNNWVIGGERTANGKPVLATDPHNDVSMCRQWYQAQVRAPGMDAVGAFFLGTPGIYLGHTRDTAWGVTNHAASVRDLYVEEVSEEDENLYRDGDAWRPFEVEEQAIPVRDAAADVLVIHRSRRGPVVNEFVPAIDEGEQPVLSMRWIGSEATTGFEAMLGLMRSKNVAQVLDALAQWPMPILNFVFADSNGRLGYHVVGHVPTRRAGDFGFRDPDCEWGAPHAFDELPHLVDPERNWVATANNPPWGGRGPYLSLGAWSDGYRFRRIVARIEELETHTQESTGAIHADVVHGRGEDLAPIVAEIALRAGTKRLRDLGELLHGWDGAYSVDSVAATVFTTFWEHWVRRVVRVRFPNHVVQLVVGRGGSVARQVLTGQALDWTPDGWDLDREVHAALGDALDWLRRRVGPRKLQWRWGRLHTVTFRHPLSDGGALSKMFDVGPFESSGSTGTVRATGYNFGKLFEVGSLSTYRMVVDLDNPAQSMATAAGGQSGHPISPNYRMQSELWAADEYHPLLMDWEDIVGNLQSRLELNP
- a CDS encoding sulfatase-like hydrolase/transferase yields the protein MDYNNRPNVLILMSDQHRADWMTCAGNNTVPTPMIDRVAARGVRFENAYCPYPVCTASRMSLLTGLYAHNTGAINNSDRLDWRYRTVAHHFADHGYLTSLIGKMHFNDAHNHGFASYLSINDWLMYLGPKVGHYANEIANHAIGEGFFHSVFDTGSGFPDVSVLWDGASPWAGNVARWDFSSTASPLDAEDHLDMFVARESVKFMREYRDQPFFLVASFMKPHPPFYPPREWAEQFSPESVDLVEVGDSSQYPRHIQQRIDRTQGMGEKRLRAHKAGYMGNLSFVDYCIGRVLDGLEELGLVEDTIVVYTSDHGEMGGEHGLYQKFCMFEPAVKVPLIVSCPSRFPEDRVASALTEYFGLYPTLSELCGLAAPDRTTLVDFEGACETMDAESFASVVRDPNTQGPDAAFSEHGLRSHMPQYMVRGERFKYVYNDGGSRHELYDLENDPGECINLIDNRDFVAVRADLQGRLFAWYDPDSNPYCER
- a CDS encoding rhodanese-like domain-containing protein, whose translation is MSDKGYANPELLISPRDLYERAADVCIVDTRPTHAYHAGHIPGALHLDLYSISLNDTREQAFDAFMWMLGYLFSNRGIGTDKTVVWYEDDSGVRASRGFWICEYLGHPDVRVLDGGCNAWTAMGYELVTDCEEAEPAEFIISAVPGRHMGADVLNGLLGREDVVPLDTRGDDEYFGRNVRAARGWLFQGLCMLSM